The stretch of DNA TTTAGGGGCAATCAGACTTCCAAATGATACCTTTAAGGGCGTAGCCGGAACAGAAGTAACCTCAGATATTATATTCCTAAAGAAAAGGGACAGTATCAGAGAAAGAGATGAGGACTGGATTCACCTTGCTGAAGATGAAAATGGTCTTACCTATAACAAATATTTTGTAGATCATCCTGAGCAGGTACTCGGCACAATGCGTGAAGTTTCAGGAAGATTTGGAAACACACTTGCGTGCCTGCCGAAAGAAAATGCCGACTTAAAAGAGCTTCTGACAAAAGCAAGCGAAGAAATCGCTAAAAATGCTAATTATGAAGAAATAGAGCTACTTGATGATGAAATCAGCACAATACCCGCAACGGACGATGTCAAGAATTTCTCCTACACCATTATTGATGATGAAGTTTATTACAGAGAAAACTCCCTATTTGTAAAGAAAGAAGTAACGGATAAAAACAAGGAAAAGATTAAGGACTATCTTGAGTTAAATGTTGCCTTAAAGGATGTTATTTACAAACAGAAAGAAGATTTTTCAGATGATGAAGTAAAGAAAGCTCAGGAAAAACTAAATGAAATTTATGACAGCTTTTCTAAGAAGCATGGATATGTCAATAACCTAAGTAATACCAGAGTCTTAAAAGAGGATAGTAACTTCCCGCTTGTTTCTTCCATTGAAATCCTTGATGAAGAAGAAAACTTCAAAGCAAAGGGAGATATTTTCTCCAAGCGAACAATCACAAAGGCGAAGGTTATCGACCATGTAGATACTTCCATTGAAGCTCTTGTGTTATCTATGTCTGAAAAAGGTTATGTGGATTTTGACTATATGGGAAGTCTTACAGGAAAAGACAGACTGACTTTGATAGAAGAACTTAGAGGAGAGATCTATCTAAACATCAGAGAGGAACAAAACTTTTATAGACCATTATCTTTTAACCTTGAAGATGGAGATTTACCTTTTGCCTGTGCAAACGGCAGTAATTCATACAAATACGGCTATGTAACAAAGGATGAGTACCTAAGCGGAAATATCAGAGATAAGATTGCTATTGTAGACAGCTACCTTGCAAAGTTAAGGCAGACCGAAAGAGAGTTACCTCATCTTGGCTATGCCGAAGATGGGAAAGAAAAAGAGCTGATAAGCTATGAGATTAACCGTTTGGAATATCAAAAGGCAGAGCTTACAAAAGTTCTTCCAAAAGAGCTTGAAGCAAGTGAAATCAACGTAAGACTCGGAGCTACTTGGATACCGATTAAGGATATTGAAAAATTCATCTTTGAAACGCTGAAAACTCCGGGATATGCCAAATGGGATATTAAGGTTAAATTTTCAAATCTGACAAGTGAATGGAATGTAGAAGGAAAGAGCAGGGACAGAGGGAATGACCTTGCTGAAATGACCTACGGTACAAGTAGAGTAAGTGCCTATAAGCTGATTGAAGATGCTCTAAACTTAAAAGAAACAAAGGTATTTGACCAGATTGTAAATCCTGACGGCTCGAAAACTTCTATACTAAATAAAAAGGAAACTCTCCTTGCAGGACAGAAACAAGAGCTTCTAAAGGAAGAATTTAAGAACTGGATATTTAACGATCAGGAAAGAAGAAACAGGCTTGTAAAGTTATATAACGAGCGTTTTAACTCTATCCGTAACAGAGAATATGACGGTAGCAACCTATCCTTTGAGGGAATGAATACTAAAATAGAGCTTAGACCTCATCAGAGGAACGCTATTGCAAGAAGTTTATATGGTGGAAATACCTTGCTTGCCCATGTGGTTGGTAGTGGAAAGACCTTTGAGATGGTAGCTTCCGCAATGGAATCTAAAAGGCTTGGAATGTGTAGTAAGTCACTCTTTGTTGTGCCGAACCATCTAACAGGACAAATCGGCAGAGAGTTTATGCAGCTATATCCGTCAGCCAATATTATGGTGGCAGATAAAAAAGACTTTGAGCCGAAGAACAGAAAGAGATTTATCGGAAGAATTGCAACAGGAGAGTACGATGCGGTAGTAATCGGGCATACGCAGTTTGAAAAAATTCCGATGAGTAAGGAATATCAGGAGAAGCATATTCAGGATCAGATTGATGAAATCATAAACTATGTGGAGGAATATAAGCATGACAGAAATCAGAATTTTACGGTAAAGCAGCTTGAAAAAACAAAAAAGAAGCTGGAAACAAGGCTTGAAAAGTTAAACGATAATTTTAAAAAAGACGATGTCATTACCTTTGAAGAATTAGGTGTAGATAAGCTCTTTATTGACGAGGCACATAATTACAAAAATCTCTATCTTTATACAAAAATGAGAAATGTAGCAGGTATTGGGCAGTCTGAAGCTTTTAAGTCCTCCGATATGTTTATGAAGTGCAGATACATGGATGAAATGACAGGTGGTAAAGGGATTGTCTTTGCAACAGGAACGCCTGTCAGTAATTCTATGACTGAGCTTTATACCATGCAGCGTTATCTTCAGTATGAAAGCCTTAAAAAGAATAATTTAGAGCATTTTGACTCTTGGGCTTCTACCTTTGGTGAAACGCAGTCAGCATTTGAATTATCTCCTGAAGGTACAGGGTATAGAGTAAAGACAAGATTTTCCAAGTTCTATAACTTGCCTGAACTAATGTCCATGTTTAAAGAAGTTGCGGATATTCAGACAGCAGATATGCTAAATCTTCCAACACCTGAAGCACACTATGAAGTCATTAAGACTTTGCCAAGTGAGGAACAAAAGGAAATTCTAAAGAGCTTATCTGAAAGAGCAGATGATGTGAGAAATAGGGTGGTAGAACCTGACGAAGATAATATGCTGAAAATCACCAATGACGGCAAGAAACTTGCCTTAGATCAGCGTTTAATCAATCCTTTGCTACCTGATAATCCTGACAGCAAGGTCAATGTGTGCGTGAAAAATGTCTTTTCCATTTGGGATAAGACAAGAGAAAATAAGTCCACACAGCTTCTTTTCTCCGATATGTCAACTCCAAAAGGAGATGGAGAGTTTAATATTTACGATGATATTAGAGAAAAACTTGTGGCAATGGGAATACCGAAAGAAGAAATAGCCTTTATCCATGAAGCAAATTCCGATAAGCAAAAGGATGAACTCTTTGCAAAGGTAAGAAAAGGCGAAATTCGTATTTTGATGGGTTCTACACAGAAAATGGGAGCAGGCACGAATGTGCAAAACAAGCTGATTGCACTTCATGATTTAGATGTCCCATGGCGTCCTGCCGACCTTGAGCAGAGAGCCGGAAGAATTGTAAGACAGGGAAACGAAAACAAAGAAGTCAGCATATACAGATATGTAACGGAGAATACCTTTGATGCGTACCTTTGGCAGACCATCGAGAATAAACAGAAGTTCATTTCTCAGATTATGACAAGTAAAACACCTGTAAGAGTGGCGGAAGATGTGGACGAAAGCAGCTTAAACTATGCAGAGATTAAAGCCCTTGCAACAGGTGATCCGAAAATCAAGGAAAAGATGGATTTGGATAATGAGGTTACAAAACTTAAAATGATGGAAGCAAACTTTAAGTCGAATCGTTACAGGTTAGAAGATAAGGTGGCTAAAAACTATCCGGAAGAAATCGCAAGGACGGAAAAGTTAATTGAAGCTGTAAAGAAAGATATAGCAAATGTAGAACCGCAAGGAGATGGTGAAAATAAATTTACTTCCATAACCATAAAAGGCGAGAAAATATTTGATAAAAAGGTCGCAGGAGAAAAGCTACTTGAAGCTATCAAAGCGGTAAAAATCAATGAAAGTAAGATGATAGGAAAGTATAGAAATATGGACTTAGAGGTAAGTTATAACTTCTTTACCAATGCCCATGACTTTAGCTTAAACGGTGCTGCAAAGCATTCAGGAGAGCTTGGAACAAGTGCGGACGGTAACATTACAAGACTTGATAACGCTCTTGAGAAAATGCCTGAGAAATTAAACAGACTTGAAGAAAAACTTATCAGTACAAAGGAACAACTGGAAAATGCCAAAGAAGAATTAAAAAAGCCTTTTGAAAAAGCAGATGAGCTAAAAACTAAGGTATTAAGACTTGCAGAACTGAATAAGCTCCTTGATATGGGAGAAGTGGAAGAAAAGAGAAATGATAATCCGCTTATAGAAGATGTAAAAAGAGCAATCATTGACTTCTGTAATAGAGAGTACGAAGAAAATCATAGCTATGATGAATTTAATACCTTGTACCCTGATTTGAAGCATATAGGCATCGCCTATACCAATACACCCGATGAAAGGCATGGTATTCAGTATGAACTGAATTTAGAGGATAAGACATGGACTCAGTATATTGATGACACGCCAATCAAAACAGAGAGCTTTGATTACGAAAATAAGGGAGAAAATGAAGCTCTAAAGAATATGAAAAATGAAATAGAAATGTCCTCTTTTAGTGATTTAGTTTATGTTGATTCCGAAGATTTAAGAGCAGCAACGGGACTCGATATTGATGATGAAGGAAACTTCTATGATCCACTTGCAAAAGACCTCGATAATGACGGTATTCCGGATAGATATGATAATGACTTTAAGGACAGTGATTATTTTGAGTCAACCTATGATGTGGAGGACAATTTTCATATCAAAGAAGAAAACACACAAAAATCAGAGGATAAGCCGTCTATTTTAGATCAGATAAGAGCCTATCAAAATGAAAGTAAAACAGAAGAAAAGCAAAAAACAAAAGAACAGGAATTTTTAAGATAAGGGGAGGGCAATCTCCCTTTTGCCATGAAAGGAGATAAAAACATGGATTACAAAGCAATGAGAAATCAAATAGAAGATATGGTAAATGATAACCACAAGGACTTTGTAAAGGCGATTATAAGCATGGAAAAAGGCATCAATGATGAAAGTGCTTTGGACAAGCTATATGACGCTTATATGGACAATGACACCGTTAATTTGCTACATGAGGAATTTGACTATATGATTGAAGAATTAAGAGAACAGGGGCAGATAAAAGACCTGCCTTATGTACAGACAGAAAAAGATAACCTTGTCAATATCGTTGGAAATATTGTAGGAAAGGTCGATATAGTTGAAAGGGAGAATAAGAACGGAGAAACCTTTAAGGTGGCGAATTTCTCCGTTGTTTCAAAAAATGATGAAGGAGATAAAGTATATCATAATTGCTCTGCATACGGAGAAAAGAGTGATATTCCAAAGGACTTTAAGCAGGGAGATTTTGTTAAGCTTTTTGGACAAATCAGAACTTCTGTTGATGACAACGGTAAAGAACATACCAACATCAGGGTACTTTCTTCAAAACTGTTAAAGGCAAAAGAACAGATGAAAGGGCAAGAAGAAAAGAAAGAGTCTGTACTTGGAGCTATCAAAAAATATCAGGCTGAAGATAAGGAAAAGCCTAAAGAAAAGAAAGAAACATCAAAAGAAGCAGAGAGATAAACTTATGGTCGGTGTGGTCTTGGGACTGCACCGACTCTTTTTTTATTTGCGAAAAAAGGAGACAAAGATTATCTCTCCATCTCCTTATCCATATAAATTCCGTAATTTTTTCGTATCTTATAAAGCTCGTCCATAGTGGATTTTGAGGAAGAATACTCTTGCATAAGGCTATTCTTTTTTTCTTGTAATTTATCAAGCTCAGCTAAAATATCCTTTGAATTTGGGAGCTTGGAATAAGATTTTTTAAGCTCTGAGAGAGCATTTTCATATAGGGTAATCTGAGCTTTGTACTCTTCAAAAAATGCCTTGTCAGACGGATTAGCAGTATATTCCTTGTAGCACGCTCTGTATTTTTTAACGGTATGAACTTGCTCCATAGTGGTGGAAAGCTTCTGCATTTCCTTATCAATAGCCTTGATTTTCTCTTGTATATTTTGCCTTTCATCGGCTGCTTTTTGAATATACTCGTCAAGCTGTTTAACGGATTTAATGCCATGTTCTCTGATATAAATAACAGACTCAGCCATTGTATGAAGGTTATGTTTGGTTGCCCAATATTCGTAGCCTTTGCTTTCCTTTACCTTTGCATTGGTGTTCATGTCAATAACATTGCTGATGCGTTTTTTGACGTCGGGAGTCTTGATAAACTCTCTTTCTGCAATTCGTTCTTTTAATCTTTCCTCGGTATAATCTTCTCCGATTGTTTTAGTCCTTGTAAATCTCGCCTTATCTTTTGGCTTAAAAGCAATGTGCTTACCGTATTTGATTTCATAGCCAAGATCAGCCATCTTCTTTAAAAATTCGTCCCAGTCCTTTGACTGTTTTATTATTCTATCAATGTCAAATTGAAGTTTACTTTTCCAAAAAGTGCCATGCTTTGCCTGTTCGTTTTCATACCAAGATTTACCGTTAATCTTATATTTTTTCTTATAGCTTTCGTAAAACTCGTCAATGACAGATAGGCTATTTTCTTTGCAGAGTTTATCACTCTGATAACGGATTTGGTGGTAGCTTTTCTTGTTAGACTGGTAGCACCTACCTGTTACCATATTTACATTATTGAAGATGATGTGATTGTGGATATGCCCCTTATCTACGTGAGTAGATAAGACAAATTCGTACTCATCTTTGAGTATCTTTTTACACAGCTCCATACCAATCTGGTGAGCCAATTCAGGGCTTGTTTCTCCTGGTAAAAATGATTGAATGAGATGTCTTGCAAGAACGGTTCCTTTTGTTCCTGCGTCATTTCGTGTCCTTAAAAACTGAGTGTGAGCAGTTGATTCGTGGCATTTATGAGTGCTTACTAAAAGCTGCTCGTCTGTTTTATCTCCATTTACAATGTAGTCGATAGCAAGATTAAGAGTCGATTTTATTGGGTGTATTTTTGTAATAGCCATTATTATTCACCTTCCGTTTCAGATGTTCTTTTCAGAAGTAGTGAATGAATTTGCCACAGCTCTTTTGAGAAATGTTCAATCTCTTTTTTTATATCACCTATGTCCTCTTTGTAGATTACACCTGTCGAATTTACTCGCTTTGCAATCTGATTGATGTTGTTTGTTGCATTAGAAAGTAAGCCTTGTAAATCTCTGAAAGGCTCTAAATCCACTTGATAAATTTCCTTTTCCAAAACGCATTTGCGGATGAAATGGCTCATATTTCTACACTTCGCAAGTCTTTTTTTCTCTTCAAAAAGAGCCTTTTCTTCTTCAGTTAGTTTAATTTCAAGTCTTTCGTTTCTTATTCTATTTGCCATAGTTAGTTCCTCCTTTGAATGTATTTCGGGGTCTTAGGGTTCTCCCTAACAAGCTAAAAATTGATAAAAAAAGAAGCAGATCCCCAAGGGCTGCTTCGTCAATTTTCCGTAAGTGTCCGTACACTTACTGTGCTTGCTACAAAAGCTACAAAAGAATGATTTGTAATACAAGCGTTAAGCAAGTTTTAAATATTAAATAAATTATAACACAAAAGTAGGGGTTTTTCTACAGACGATAATTTATAGGAGTGGTGATATATTGACTAAAAACTGAAAAAGTGATAATATAGTTATTAAAGATAATTAGATTATCAAAAATAAAAAATGAGAGGGGAAAGTTAGATGTCTTATTGCTCTGATATAACAAAAAATAGAATTTTAGAATGTGCTAAAGGGGAATTTTTAAGCAAAGGATTCGAAAATGCACAGGTAGCTGAAATTGCTAAATTAGCAAAAGTAACTACAGGAGCTATTTATCGTCATTTCAAAAATAAGGAAGCATTATTTTTTGCTCTAATTGAAGAGGAATATAATTACACATTAGATGTTGTTTCTGATGTTGAAAAAAGGAGCGAACAAAAAACTATTAGGATAGACTCTGATTTAGTCGATGATGAAGCAATTATAGAAAATTTATTCTTGGAAACAATGCTATTTGTTGATTATATGTATGCACATTTTGATAACTTTAAGCTGATTTTTGCGTGTAGCAAAGGGTCGCAAGTAGAAAACTTTATTGAGGATATTACTGAAAGATATACAGCTAAAAATATGAAGCTTATTCTTTTCAACGCTAAACAAGAGCAAATTATCACAGAGATTAAAGAGTTTGAAGTTCATGTCATTACAAAAGGCTATATTACATCTCTATGCGAGTGTATTCTTCATGATATACCGCATGATAATGTTGGCGAATATATTAGAAGCATTGTTGTTTTTCAATATTATGGTTGGCAAGGCTTAATGAAGAAAAACAACAAATAAATTTTTTCAAAGGGTTAGCGATAACTAATTGATCATCTGTTTGTAGGGGGTGTTTTCTTGAAAAGTAACAATAAAAATGTCATTTCAGAGTTGCTTAAATACGCTGATGGCGAGAAAAAACAATTATACAAATCAATTTTATTAGCCACTATCGGGGAACTGTTTGGAATGATTCCTTTTTTAGCAATAGCAAAGTTGATAGAAAAAATTTATCAGTCAGAACTGTCATTTCAAACAGTGCTTTCTATAACTCTTGCAGCTTTAGGTGGACAAATTTTAAAAGGCATTTTCACTTTGTATTCAACAATGACTTCACATAAAGCAACATTTCACATTTTGAAAAATATAAGAAGCTTAGTTGCAGAAAAAATGTTAAGAGTACCTATGGGGGTAATGATAGATACACCTATAGGTAAATTTAAAAATTTGATTGTAGATACAGTGTCTAAGCTGGAAGATTCAATGGCTCATTTTATGCCAGAGATAACATCAAGTATAGTATCTCCTGTTTTATTTTTAATTCTGATTTTTGCTTTAGATTATAGAATGGGTTTGGCTTCGCTACTTACAATTCCTTTGGGAATGCTTGGATATATAGGGATGATGAAAGATTATGAGTTTAGAAGCAAAACTTATACGACTGCTCAAAATAATATGAATAGCACATTGGTTGAATATGTTAATGGCATTGAGGTCATAAAAGCTTTTAACCACAGTGCTTCTTCTTATGAAAAATTTACGAGTGCAATTCAATTTTTCCATGATAGTACCCTTGCTTGGTGGAAACAAAGCTGGTTATGGTCAGCATTTGTTCAAGCAGTTATGCCGTCAACACTTTTGGGGACTTTGCCAGTTGGTGCATATCTATATATGAATTCTCAAATATCTCTATCAAATTTCATTGTGTGTATTATCTTACCTATCGGCTTTATTGCACATTTAATGAAAATCGGAAAGTATTCGGAGCAATTCAGTATGGTTAAGGCGAGTTTAGATGTAATAGATGAATTTTTATCGACAGAGGAACTTAAAAGACCAAAAGAGAGAGCAGTTCTTGATAATACTCTGTATCGTTTTGTAAATGTTTCGTTTGCTTATGATAAAGAACTTGTTTTAAAGAATATCAGGTTTGAATTAAAACCAAACACAGTAACCGCATTGGTAGGAAGTTCCGGTTCTGGAAAATCTACAGTAGCAAAACTTATGGCTGGCTTTTGGGATCCAACAGCAGGTAACATAATTTATGGAGGTAAAAAAATTTCTGAAATTCCATTTGAACAGCTAACAAGTGAGATAAGCTATGTTGCTCAAGATAATTTTTTATTTAATACAAGTATAAAAGAAAATATAAAAATGGGAAACCCAACTGCAAGTGATGAGGAGGTTATTGAGGTGGCTAAAGCTGCATCTTGCCATGACTTTATTATGGAACTTGAGGATGGATATAACACAAAGGTTGGTGATGCAGGAGGTTCTTTGTCAGGTGGAGAAAGGCAAAGAATTACCATTGCAAGAGCAATGTTAAAACAATCTAAGGTAATAATTTTAGATGAAGCAACTGCATTTGCGGATCCAGAAAATGAATATCTCATTCAAAGTGCAATTAACAATCTTATTAAAGGAAAGACTCTTATAGTGGTTGCTCACAGACTTTCTACTATTACAAATGCTGATACAATCCTTGTTATGAAAGATGGAGAAATTGTAGAGAATGGAACTCATGAAAATCTTGTGAAAAAAGATGGAGTATATGCTTCTTTGTGGAAAAATTATGTGGGCAGACTAGATGACGGAAAGGAGGCGATTTAAGTGATTGCGATTGTAAAACGAATATTAAAAATATCAGGGAAATATCGAAAAAATGTAATCCTTGGTCTTATATTTAGTGGATTAAAATCATTTTTTGTTTCTTTGATGTTGTTGGCGGTTTTATTGATTATGATTAATCTTGAACAGTTGAACATGACTATTATTATGCAGGCAACAGCGATTATAGTTGTGAGTATATTCGGCAGATTCATATTTCAGTATCTTTGCGATAGAAAACTTAGTGCTTCAGGCTACGAGATTTTTAAGGATAAAAGAATTGAAATAGGCGAAAAATTAAAGAAAGCTCCGATGGGATATTTTTCAGAAAAAAACTTAGGGACAATTCAAGCTGTTTTAACGACAACTATTTCCGACTTAGAAGCTATGGCAATGCTTGCGATGAACTTTATTGTTGGTGGATTTTTCCAAGCTCTAACTATGACAATCATGTTATTAATCTTTTGTTTCCCGGTAGGGATGGTGTCTTTAATTGCGATAATCCTTGGAATAGTTGTTCTTAAATTAATCACAAAGAAAACTGAAAAATATTCTCCTATTATGCAAGATTCGCAGGAAATATTAGTTACAGAAGCAATTGAATATATCAGAGGAATTTCAGTGCTTCGTTCATTTAAGAAAGGGACTGATGGAAAAAACAAAGTTGAAAAAGCTTTTATGAGGAAATGCGAAGTTGATATAGAGGTCAATGAAGGTTCAGCTTATTTAATGAAATTATATGAAATGATTTTCAAGGTAGCAAGTTGTGCCTTAGTGTTTGTTGCTACGGTTTTATATATGAATTCACAAATTCCACTTTCATATGCACTGATGTTTATAGTATCTGCCTTTCTGATTTTTTTGGAATTGGAGTTGGTCAGCGATGGAGCTTTTTTAAGTAGGATGCTTGCAACACAACTTAATAGACTGGAATATATTTCGGATATACCTTCACTTGATGAGGGCGGAAAAGAAATTTCTTTGAACTCCTATGACATTGAATTGAAAGATGTTTGTTTTGGATATGGGGAAAGAGAGATTTTGAAGAATATAAATTTGCAGATAAAGTCGAATAGCAGTTTGGCTATTGTCGGTGCTTCAGGTTCTGGAAAGACAACTCTTTGTAATATTATAGCAAGATTTTGGGATGTTAATAAAGGTGAAGTATTTATTGGAGGACATA from Parvimonas micra encodes:
- a CDS encoding helicase-related protein — its product is MRINDFHNILELVKQDVLQSEAEYLKLLKVVGNNQRYDFRSQLSIYDRNPEATACAKFDYWRERFNRTVMRGQKGIPILEDYGTYKKVDYIFDIGQTVSRNRDVNEVNLWRFDKEAHRAVLKEMVKSEGYEESESTLENIFSLSRLYGDEKIDSLMNELRIADEDRISFTKFVRDSISYAVASRFKVDYPMDKELLKENFAMLDSISLMSLGETVSDISGNIIDETIQKSKELDKEVLRGKEAGYNKIREEIEEVEENVLRRDDQKRNENERVLRNGEYGRDNRENQGEYTKQLGGTDGFHERIPESDLRSDETHLSFRERGAEPFRDVSGSLQGEEIDRTPDGYSETSDRVYENREAEADGSLEDRGREQSAVWGDDFSSQRNDHQGNGRNLKDNTEAEIREADNASFSLPENSYGQMRLTIPLNQNDIDTVLINGGNHDGSRLPLIAEFSKGKSNEELGEYLKDTFRGGNGFYIDEREVSSWYSDKGIHLAYGTSAREDNTQILSWSDAASRINELLDRGEFATNVELLEAQDYERDRISESLWYLSHDLSEEGKEQGYFNSFERGGGFTEETKRLSEALKNHEYLKETIRGYDRFLTGYKENRDVLRFHYHKVDSLYQRLKELELPRKEYSSNLTELTKVKPFITEDEVLESLSRGSGVDRGKERITKFFKENHTLQEKANFLKDEYGIGGHSHAISGAMGSDEWHDAKGLKLQKNNCNDVFLTWSSVAKHIDELLSKNLYIEETEIGSKAEIEEPQYYSKDDPENLMTDEMLERIPELYAQEDVPLADKEVHAAYIIPFRSNWTWYMTEYDRESGDAFGLVLGIEPEWGYFNLEELKELNAQRLILEDFPKTFRELKDTELIKQMDEQELQSVFNGELSFEDKAELEILEEVEERVAVTPVQETLFDYLKEREEVELNEKEESLLEDFAVKDGDIVYFNHEEYKVREISKNEITGRYDLWLDPNRSGNHQIPIVVFEDNEDLLNKISLERPHFIVGDEVKYKDKDHTITRFDDMGKNLNTVTVKDNTEYFGGMITGSDVIPYRLESDLERVFENLTYKQPEQTTEETRIRKAEAHNFKITEETLPEKLSPSERLNQNLEAISMLNRVESGQRELDSTAQEVLARYVGWGGLSEVFDESKEGQWKEARAFLKENLSHAEYEAARESTLTAFYTPKAVIDGVYRTLSDMGFKSGNILEPSMGVGNFIGNLPDEMSKSKFYGVELDSVSGRIGKLLYPESEVQIKGLEETSFSNNFFDVVIGNIPFGEYKVNDREYNKNNFLIHDYFFAKSIDKVRNGGIIAFITSSGTMDKKDESVRRYLAARAEFLGAIRLPNDTFKGVAGTEVTSDIIFLKKRDSIRERDEDWIHLAEDENGLTYNKYFVDHPEQVLGTMREVSGRFGNTLACLPKENADLKELLTKASEEIAKNANYEEIELLDDEISTIPATDDVKNFSYTIIDDEVYYRENSLFVKKEVTDKNKEKIKDYLELNVALKDVIYKQKEDFSDDEVKKAQEKLNEIYDSFSKKHGYVNNLSNTRVLKEDSNFPLVSSIEILDEEENFKAKGDIFSKRTITKAKVIDHVDTSIEALVLSMSEKGYVDFDYMGSLTGKDRLTLIEELRGEIYLNIREEQNFYRPLSFNLEDGDLPFACANGSNSYKYGYVTKDEYLSGNIRDKIAIVDSYLAKLRQTERELPHLGYAEDGKEKELISYEINRLEYQKAELTKVLPKELEASEINVRLGATWIPIKDIEKFIFETLKTPGYAKWDIKVKFSNLTSEWNVEGKSRDRGNDLAEMTYGTSRVSAYKLIEDALNLKETKVFDQIVNPDGSKTSILNKKETLLAGQKQELLKEEFKNWIFNDQERRNRLVKLYNERFNSIRNREYDGSNLSFEGMNTKIELRPHQRNAIARSLYGGNTLLAHVVGSGKTFEMVASAMESKRLGMCSKSLFVVPNHLTGQIGREFMQLYPSANIMVADKKDFEPKNRKRFIGRIATGEYDAVVIGHTQFEKIPMSKEYQEKHIQDQIDEIINYVEEYKHDRNQNFTVKQLEKTKKKLETRLEKLNDNFKKDDVITFEELGVDKLFIDEAHNYKNLYLYTKMRNVAGIGQSEAFKSSDMFMKCRYMDEMTGGKGIVFATGTPVSNSMTELYTMQRYLQYESLKKNNLEHFDSWASTFGETQSAFELSPEGTGYRVKTRFSKFYNLPELMSMFKEVADIQTADMLNLPTPEAHYEVIKTLPSEEQKEILKSLSERADDVRNRVVEPDEDNMLKITNDGKKLALDQRLINPLLPDNPDSKVNVCVKNVFSIWDKTRENKSTQLLFSDMSTPKGDGEFNIYDDIREKLVAMGIPKEEIAFIHEANSDKQKDELFAKVRKGEIRILMGSTQKMGAGTNVQNKLIALHDLDVPWRPADLEQRAGRIVRQGNENKEVSIYRYVTENTFDAYLWQTIENKQKFISQIMTSKTPVRVAEDVDESSLNYAEIKALATGDPKIKEKMDLDNEVTKLKMMEANFKSNRYRLEDKVAKNYPEEIARTEKLIEAVKKDIANVEPQGDGENKFTSITIKGEKIFDKKVAGEKLLEAIKAVKINESKMIGKYRNMDLEVSYNFFTNAHDFSLNGAAKHSGELGTSADGNITRLDNALEKMPEKLNRLEEKLISTKEQLENAKEELKKPFEKADELKTKVLRLAELNKLLDMGEVEEKRNDNPLIEDVKRAIIDFCNREYEENHSYDEFNTLYPDLKHIGIAYTNTPDERHGIQYELNLEDKTWTQYIDDTPIKTESFDYENKGENEALKNMKNEIEMSSFSDLVYVDSEDLRAATGLDIDDEGNFYDPLAKDLDNDGIPDRYDNDFKDSDYFESTYDVEDNFHIKEENTQKSEDKPSILDQIRAYQNESKTEEKQKTKEQEFLR
- a CDS encoding DNA-binding protein; this encodes MDYKAMRNQIEDMVNDNHKDFVKAIISMEKGINDESALDKLYDAYMDNDTVNLLHEEFDYMIEELREQGQIKDLPYVQTEKDNLVNIVGNIVGKVDIVERENKNGETFKVANFSVVSKNDEGDKVYHNCSAYGEKSDIPKDFKQGDFVKLFGQIRTSVDDNGKEHTNIRVLSSKLLKAKEQMKGQEEKKESVLGAIKKYQAEDKEKPKEKKETSKEAER
- a CDS encoding relaxase/mobilization nuclease domain-containing protein — its product is MAITKIHPIKSTLNLAIDYIVNGDKTDEQLLVSTHKCHESTAHTQFLRTRNDAGTKGTVLARHLIQSFLPGETSPELAHQIGMELCKKILKDEYEFVLSTHVDKGHIHNHIIFNNVNMVTGRCYQSNKKSYHQIRYQSDKLCKENSLSVIDEFYESYKKKYKINGKSWYENEQAKHGTFWKSKLQFDIDRIIKQSKDWDEFLKKMADLGYEIKYGKHIAFKPKDKARFTRTKTIGEDYTEERLKERIAEREFIKTPDVKKRISNVIDMNTNAKVKESKGYEYWATKHNLHTMAESVIYIREHGIKSVKQLDEYIQKAADERQNIQEKIKAIDKEMQKLSTTMEQVHTVKKYRACYKEYTANPSDKAFFEEYKAQITLYENALSELKKSYSKLPNSKDILAELDKLQEKKNSLMQEYSSSKSTMDELYKIRKNYGIYMDKEMER
- a CDS encoding plasmid mobilization protein, producing the protein MANRIRNERLEIKLTEEEKALFEEKKRLAKCRNMSHFIRKCVLEKEIYQVDLEPFRDLQGLLSNATNNINQIAKRVNSTGVIYKEDIGDIKKEIEHFSKELWQIHSLLLKRTSETEGE
- a CDS encoding TetR/AcrR family transcriptional regulator, which gives rise to MSYCSDITKNRILECAKGEFLSKGFENAQVAEIAKLAKVTTGAIYRHFKNKEALFFALIEEEYNYTLDVVSDVEKRSEQKTIRIDSDLVDDEAIIENLFLETMLFVDYMYAHFDNFKLIFACSKGSQVENFIEDITERYTAKNMKLILFNAKQEQIITEIKEFEVHVITKGYITSLCECILHDIPHDNVGEYIRSIVVFQYYGWQGLMKKNNK
- a CDS encoding ABC transporter ATP-binding protein encodes the protein MKSNNKNVISELLKYADGEKKQLYKSILLATIGELFGMIPFLAIAKLIEKIYQSELSFQTVLSITLAALGGQILKGIFTLYSTMTSHKATFHILKNIRSLVAEKMLRVPMGVMIDTPIGKFKNLIVDTVSKLEDSMAHFMPEITSSIVSPVLFLILIFALDYRMGLASLLTIPLGMLGYIGMMKDYEFRSKTYTTAQNNMNSTLVEYVNGIEVIKAFNHSASSYEKFTSAIQFFHDSTLAWWKQSWLWSAFVQAVMPSTLLGTLPVGAYLYMNSQISLSNFIVCIILPIGFIAHLMKIGKYSEQFSMVKASLDVIDEFLSTEELKRPKERAVLDNTLYRFVNVSFAYDKELVLKNIRFELKPNTVTALVGSSGSGKSTVAKLMAGFWDPTAGNIIYGGKKISEIPFEQLTSEISYVAQDNFLFNTSIKENIKMGNPTASDEEVIEVAKAASCHDFIMELEDGYNTKVGDAGGSLSGGERQRITIARAMLKQSKVIILDEATAFADPENEYLIQSAINNLIKGKTLIVVAHRLSTITNADTILVMKDGEIVENGTHENLVKKDGVYASLWKNYVGRLDDGKEAI